Proteins found in one Cataglyphis hispanica isolate Lineage 1 chromosome 15, ULB_Chis1_1.0, whole genome shotgun sequence genomic segment:
- the LOC126854912 gene encoding sterol carrier protein 2-like: MVHKTKVYVIGVGMTKFEKPDQRDNFDYPQMAKEAVTKALQDAHITYNSVRAVCVGYVYGDSTCGQRAIYEIGLSGCPIYNVNNNCSTGSTALYLGKQIVETGNADCVLALGFEKMERGSLMSKYSDRTNPMDKHIELMADIAGISEGPLTAQLFGNAGIEHMKKYGTKLEHFAKIAYKNHLHSTNNPYSQFQEKYTLEQIMNSPKIFGPLTKLQCCPTSDGAAAAILANEEFVRKHRLESQAVEIVAMEMSTDQPSTFTTRSCMNIVGYDMTRNAAEKVFTSTNYKPSDVDVVELHDCFSVNELITYEALGLCPVGYGGKMVDSGNNTYGGKYVVNPSGGLISKGHPLGATGLAQCAELCWQLRGEAGKRQVQGAKLALQHNIGLGGAVVVALYRLGFPKQSVIRKHVNVAADPSVFQANVLFKTLAIAMEEDEDGLIDKVRGIYGFKVTNGPNGAEGYWIVDAKTGKGKVEYNSKTKPDVTFTISDTDIVDFISGKLNPQKAFFQGKVKIQGNMGLAMKLPDLQRRAAKKIELLRSRL, translated from the exons ATGGTCCACAAAACGAAGGTATACGTGATCGGTGTCGGAATGACCAAATTCGAGAAACCCGACCAGAGAGATAATTTCGATTATCCGCAAATGGCGAAGGAGGCTGTGACCAAAGCTTTACAGGACGCGCATATAACTTACAACAGTGTCCGAGCCGTCTGCGTTGGATATGTCTACGGCGACTCCACTTGCGGTCAAAGGGCCATTTACGAGATTGGGCTCAGCGGATGTCCCATTTATAATGTCAACAACAATTGCTCCACCGGTTCCACAGCCCTTTATCTTGGTAAACAGATTGTCGAAACTGGTAATGCCGATTGTGTCCTGGCACTTGGATTTGAGAAGATGGAGCGTGGCTCACTGATGTCAAAATATTCAGATCGTACAAATCCCATGGATAAACACATTGAGCTAATGGCAGATATTGCAG GTATTTCTGAAGGTCCCCTTACTGCTCAACTATTTGGTAATGCTGGAATTgaacatatgaaaaaatatggcACAAAGCTCGAACACTTTGCAaagattgcatataaaaaCCACCTGCATTCTACAAACAATCCCTATTCacaatttcaagaaaaatatactttagaGCAGATAATGAATTCTCCAAAAATATTTGGACCATTGACAAAACTCCAGTGTTGTCCAACCTCTGATGGTGCAGCGGCTGCTATTCTGGCTAACGAGGAGTTTGTTCGAAAGCATCGTTTAGAGTCGCAAGCTGTTGAAATTGTGGCTATGGAAATGTCTACTGATCAGCCTTCAACATTTACCACTCGATCATGCATGAATATTGTCGg ataCGACATGACAAGAAACGCAGCCGAGAAGGTCTTTACATCAACTAATTACAAACCGAGCGACGTGGATGTAGTAGAACTACATGATTGCTTTTCTGTAAACGAATTAATTACTTATGAAGCTTTGGGATTGTGTCCTGTCGGGTACGGCGGCAAGATGGTAGACTCTGGAAACAACACTTACGGTGGCAAGTACGTCGTGAACCCTAGCGGTGGTTTAATCTCGAAGGGGCATCCACTGGGCGCTACGGGATTAGCACAATGCGCCGAGCTTTGCTGGCAACTTCGAGGCGAGGCCGGCAAGAGGCAGGTGCAGGGCGCGAAATTGGCGCTGCAACATAACATAGGTTTGGGTGGTGCGGTCGTCGTAGCTCTTTATCGCTTAGGTTTTCCGAAACAATCGGTGATTAGGAAACACGTGAATGTCGCTGCTGATCCAAGCGTGTTCCAAGCAAATGTGCTCTTCAAAACATTGGCGATCGCGATGGAAGAGGACGAGGATGGTCTAATCGATAAAGTGCGGGGTATCTACGGATTTAAAGTTACAAATGGCCCAAATGGCGCCGAAGGATATTGGATCGTGGATGCTAAAACAGGCAAAGGAAAAGTCGAGTATAATAGCAAAACCAAACCCGATGTCACTTTTACGATTAGCGACACCGACATCGTCGATTTTATCTCTGGAAAATTGAATCCACAAAAGGCCTTCTTCCAAGGAAAAGTCAAAATTCAAGGAAACATGGGACTTGCTATGAAATTGCCTGATCTGCAGAGACGTGCCgctaagaaaattgaattgctTCGTTCAAGATTGTAA